From the Lolium rigidum isolate FL_2022 chromosome 2, APGP_CSIRO_Lrig_0.1, whole genome shotgun sequence genome, one window contains:
- the LOC124693109 gene encoding rac-like GTP-binding protein 3 encodes MASSASRFIKCVTVGDGAVGKTCMLICYTSNKFPTDYIPTVFDNFSANVVVDGTTVNLGLWDTAGQEDYNRLRPLSYRGADVFVLAFSLVSRASYENIMKKWIPELQHYAPGVPVVLVGTKLDLREDKHYLMDHPGMIPVTTAQGEELRKQVGALYYVECSSKTQQNVKAVFDAAIKVVIQPPSKQREKKKKKQRRGCSMM; translated from the exons ATGGCGTCCAGCGCTTCGCGGTTCATCAAGTGCGTCACGGTCGGCGACGGCGCCGTCGGCAAGACCTGCATGCTCATCTGCTACACCAGCAACAAGTTCCCCACC GACTACATACCTACGGTGTTCGACAATTTCAGCGCAAACGTAGTTGTGGACGGCACCACGGTGAATTTGGGCCTTTGGGACACTGCAG GGCAGGAGGATTACAACCGGCTGAGGCCTCTAAGCTACCGTGGAGCTGATGTTTTCGTGCTTGCTTTCTCGCTTGTGAGCCGAGCTAGCTATGAGAATATTATGAAGAAG TGGATACCGGAGCTTCAGCATTACGCGCCTGGCGTGCCAGTTGTGTTGGTAGGCACAAAACTAG ATCTTCGTGAAGACAAGCACTACTTGATGGACCATCCTGGCATGATACCCGTTACCACAGCACAG GGAGAGGAGCTTCGGAAACAAGTTGGTGCATTATATTACGTAGAGTGCAGCTCAAAGACACAGCAG AATGTCAAAGCTGTCTTTGATGCTGCTATCAAGGTGGTAATCCAGCCCCCAAGTAagcaaagagaaaagaagaaaaagaaacaacGACGGGGATGTTCTATGATGTAA